The nucleotide window CATTGGATTAGGATCCCCTGGTTTGGGATAATGTTCCCACTCAAGTTCACCGTGAATTCCATCGGCACGAAATAGTGGAAATTTTGGAACCGGTGAATCATCAAACCGTAAATAAGCAATCATCTGGCTGTTTGGCGACCACCAAAATGCAGCATAGTTTGAAGCACGACCAAGTATTTCCTCATAATAAACCCACGAAGCATAGCCATTATAAATTTCATCTGCACCGTCAGATGTTAGCTGCTTCTCAACGCCCGATTGAACATTGACAAAAAATAAATTATTTGAACGTGTGAATGCAATCTTATTTCCGTCTGGAGAAAATTTGGGATTTTTTTCTTCTTCGATATTTTCAGTTAATCGTTTAAATATATTTTCTTTAAGAGAATAATAATAGATGTCATTATCATTAACGAAACAGTAACTATTTCGATCTTCAGTTACATCGTCACTTCTTTCTATTGAGAATCCATCGGGAAGATTTTTATTAACCTCGGAATAATTAATATATACTTCCTCCTCACCTGTTTCAGCATCTACTTTTAATAATACTGAATTGCCGTCAATGCTTTTAGTTTCAAGATAGTGGTTATCATCAAGCCAGCCCTGCAGGCGCGGCAGCGGTCCAAGTAACCTCGGTTCACCTCTCGAATATACTTGTTCGTAAGTGAGCTGCTTGTCTTGTGCTGAGATGAGGAAAGAAAAGAGAAGAAAAAGTCCTATTGATATCTGCAATTTTTTCATGAATGCTCCAATAGTAATAATGATTTAATGCTTAAAAATAATAATTAAACACTTCCGCTGAAGTCATTTTTTATAAAAAAATTCTCAAATAAATATCAGGCTGAAAGATTTGAATCAACTTCCGATTATTACATCGTGGAATTCGGAGTGTCTTTCCAGAAATGTCCAGATGTATGGGCAAGTAGGTATTACGATTAGAGCGTTCTCGCGGGCATACTGAAATGCTTCTTTAACAATTTCCGAAGCGATTCCTCTACCGCGGAAATCATACGGAACATAAGTATAATATAGATCAATTGTATCCTCCCCCCTCATTCGATATCTCAGATAACATTCTTTGCCGTCAACGGTTCCAGTAAACTTCTTGTTCTCGATATCGTGTGTTACTTCAATCTGCATAAAATTTCCTTGATTGATTTTTATGTAAAAATTATAACGTGTTGTAGATTATTGAATATTTGTTGGTGCTAATAAAATCAACTTTTTTGAAATAGTCAATATTGATTTAAATACTAATAACTATTTTTTATAAGACCTCTCTTACTTGAAACTCTTGAATTAGATTTTCATAGCTGACAAAATTTATGGCATCCCAACCTAATTTAATTGCAGCATCACAGTATTCCTTTACATCATCAATAAATAAATGTTGAGCCGGCGGAAACCCTGAAACAGTTTCCACTGCGCGGTAAATTTTTTCTTCGGGTTTTACGGCCCCTACCTTATGTGAAAGGATTAAACGATCGAAGTGTTTCAGAAAGTCAAATTTCTCCCACCCAAATTTTTTATGAATCGAATTGGTATTTGAAAGTAAAATCAATTTATAATTTTTTTTCAACTTAGGAAGTAAATTTGCAATGTCCTGGTTTACTCTGAATATTTCAGAAAAAAATCGGCAAAAAGTTTCGCTGTCAATTTTATAATCAAGGATATTCAGCATCTTATCAATGAACTGTTGATCTGTCATCGTGCCGCTTTCATAACTGCGGTGAATATGATAATTATTTTTGTATTCAGCTAAAAATTTTTCCCCCAACCCTGATGAAACTTTATTTAACCGATCAGTCATTATTTTATAATCGAATGGAATTAGAACGTTACCAAGATCAAACACAATTACAGAATATTTCAAATTCATTTTTTTATTTATTTAATTGTGAATATTTCATCTTTTAATCCTGAGTTTGTTTTAATTGAGCTAACATTAAACTCAAGCTGTTGGGCACCAAAGGACTGTTTAATTCTGAAGGGATATTTAACACCGTTCACCGGCTTGTAATCATAGAAAAAAGTTTGCTGATCAAAAGCACCCTGCTTGGTAACAACTTTTTTTTCTTCTTTCACTTTATAGCCTGTTTCAGCATCAAAGAATTGAGCCCAATTTGTTCCGCTTGGCAATGTGAATCTAACTTCATAACAATTTTTAGCCTCTATCATTTTCATTCCAATTAAAGTGATTTTAACTCCATAGTCAGCGGGATGAAGGATAAAATCAAGAGTTGCTTCTGCTTTTAATTTCTCAAGTTCTTCGTCCAAAATTTCAATTTCATTTTCTCCGGTTGACATTACACCTTTTTGCCCATCATAAAGTAATTGCTGGTTGAAGGTCCCGAATTTTATATCCTGCTTTAATTTATTGGGTGATTTCTGATAGGAAACAATCGTAACATTTTGTCCTTGAACAGTGCCTCGCATAACGGTCGTACGGTCAACAACATTTTTAATTGAATCTGAACCACCAATAGACTCAATGTATTTCTGAATTACTGAATCAGCGGTTAAATCCTTCGGACTGACTAAACTATCTGCGTTCGTAATCGTATCAGCATCACCAAAGATGTAGTTGGTTATATGCCCATAGGCAGGAGGGAAATATGTAAACAAAAGTAAAACAATAAATTTTAGAAATTTTTTTAATTTCATTTTTGATACCTTTAATATTCTTTTTTCGATATAACAAAATAGAAACTCCGCTCTAAATATTGAAGTAAATGCTGCACGAAATGTAGGTGTATATACATTCCCCGTAATTATTTGACCACTTGTCAATATGATCTTTTCAATTTGAAGGAAGAAAACATATTTTAGAACAAGGTAAAATCAATTAATAAATTATTATGAAAACAATTTCCTTTCTTTTGGTGTTTATTTTTTATCACTCCATTTTATTTTCGCAGAGCGATTTTTTTGTTCGCGGCAAAGTTACCGATGAGGCTAACAACCAACCTTTACCATTTGCAAATATAAGAGTTGATAAAACAAGTCTTGGTACTTCAGCAAACGCCGAAGGCAATTATGAATTGAAACTTGCTCAAGGCAAATACGATTTGATAGTTTCATATATTGGATTTATTTCGGATACTATTTCAATCAATCTTGATTCAGATAGAAGTGAAATTATCTTTTCACTTTTTCAATCCAAAGTGGATTTACCCGAAATAGTAATCCTGCCAGGCGAAAACCCCGCCCTCGAAATAATAAGAAAAGCAATTCTGAAAAAGCATGAACGAGAATTGAAAATTACTGATTACGAATTCGAGTCTTACACAAAAGGACTTGTGAGATCACAGAAGGAAATATCGGCAGGCAATAACAGCGTGGGGATTGGCATCGGGGCAGATTCGAGCGAATTGAAAATCACAGGTATTCTTGAAAATCAAAGCAAAGGATATTTCAAAAAACCTGATGGCTTCAAAGAAATTATTCTTGCAAGAAAACAAAGTTCAAATTTTCCTGCATCAATAAATATTCTTACCGGCGGAAGATTCATCCTAAATTTTTATGATGATGATGTGAATTTTTTCGGCAAGGATTTGCCAGGACCTTTAGCAGAGAACACACTCGACTATTATTATTTCTACATACAAAAAACTTTGGCCATTGATGACAGAAGAGTATTTCAACTTTACATGTCACCCGATGATAAAGATGATCCTGGTTTCGAGGGAAGTATTTTTATTACCGACAGTACTTTCGATTTAATTAAAGTTGATGTGCAGTTAAATCGGGCTGCAAATACCGGAGGAATTTTAGATACGAATAATATATTCCAGCAGTTTGCTTTGTTCGATGAATCAGTTTATATGCCCGTTGATTATAGATTATTTATTAAAGTAAATTTTATGGGACTTGCAAAGTTTGGTTTTGAAATGAACACTATTCTATATAATTATAAAATCAATAGCAGCATTAGTAATGATATTTTTAACAAAGCAATAATTACGGTTCTTCCGGAAGCCGATGAAAAAGATTCAACATATTGGTTCGCCACACAAACGATCCCGAATACAACTGAAGAGCAATTAGCTTATGAGAGAATTGACAGCTTAAAAAATATTCCTACAAATATTTGGGACGATTTTTCTATTTTCTCTACGAAAATGAATCTTTCTGAAAATGCCTCGACAAGTGCGCCGTTAGGTATGTACCACTTCAACAGGATTGAAGGACATTCTTTTGATTATGGTGTATGGTTGTATGAACTGAATAACCGACGAATAAGTTTATCACTCAATACAGGGTACGGGTTTTCCGACAAAAAATTCAAATGGAATTTTAATTCGAAAGTTCTACTCGGAGATTACAGAACTATCAGTATGAATCTGAATCTTTTTAACAAATTAAAAATCCTTTTTGATAATAGTGAAAATTATAACGAACTAACGAGTACGCTGCTTTCGCTGATTTCTAAATACGAATTCAGAGATTACTACTACTCACAAGGAGGCGGTATTAACTTAGAGGGAGAAGTTTTTCCAGTGCTAAAACTTCGTCTGGGATTTAATCACTCAAAAGATTTAATTGCTGAAAATAAAACTAATGTTTCTTTATTTTATGATAAGAAAACTTACAAAGCTAATCTTCCTATAAACGAAGTTACAATAAATTCCGTTTCAAGCGGCTTTACAATTGATTTCAGAGATTACATCGAAGATGGTTACTTCAGGAATAGAGTTTCCTTTGGAAAATCTTTTGTACTGCTTTCCGGTGATGTTACTTATTCATCTAATGATTTTTTGAGATCGGATTTTGATTTTACCACTTACGAATTGAAGTTGAGCGGCGCTTTGCAAAACTTCAGAAATTCTTCTTTAAGATTTTTAATTTATGGGATGTATAACGATGGCACTCTGCCATATCAAAAATTATTTTCACTACCGGGAAATATTGATTTAACTTCCCGGGAATTTACGTTCAGGACTTTGAATCTGAATCAAGTTGTTGGCGAAAGAGTTTTAACAATAAATATTGAACAAAACTGGTATGATGAAATTTTCAAAACTTTAGATTTACCTTTTCTAAGCAAGATGCAACTTCAATTAAACACATTTATTAATATG belongs to Ignavibacteriales bacterium and includes:
- a CDS encoding N-acetyltransferase encodes the protein MQIEVTHDIENKKFTGTVDGKECYLRYRMRGEDTIDLYYTYVPYDFRGRGIASEIVKEAFQYARENALIVIPTCPYIWTFLERHSEFHDVIIGS
- a CDS encoding carboxypeptidase-like regulatory domain-containing protein, whose product is MKTISFLLVFIFYHSILFSQSDFFVRGKVTDEANNQPLPFANIRVDKTSLGTSANAEGNYELKLAQGKYDLIVSYIGFISDTISINLDSDRSEIIFSLFQSKVDLPEIVILPGENPALEIIRKAILKKHERELKITDYEFESYTKGLVRSQKEISAGNNSVGIGIGADSSELKITGILENQSKGYFKKPDGFKEIILARKQSSNFPASINILTGGRFILNFYDDDVNFFGKDLPGPLAENTLDYYYFYIQKTLAIDDRRVFQLYMSPDDKDDPGFEGSIFITDSTFDLIKVDVQLNRAANTGGILDTNNIFQQFALFDESVYMPVDYRLFIKVNFMGLAKFGFEMNTILYNYKINSSISNDIFNKAIITVLPEADEKDSTYWFATQTIPNTTEEQLAYERIDSLKNIPTNIWDDFSIFSTKMNLSENASTSAPLGMYHFNRIEGHSFDYGVWLYELNNRRISLSLNTGYGFSDKKFKWNFNSKVLLGDYRTISMNLNLFNKLKILFDNSENYNELTSTLLSLISKYEFRDYYYSQGGGINLEGEVFPVLKLRLGFNHSKDLIAENKTNVSLFYDKKTYKANLPINEVTINSVSSGFTIDFRDYIEDGYFRNRVSFGKSFVLLSGDVTYSSNDFLRSDFDFTTYELKLSGALQNFRNSSLRFLIYGMYNDGTLPYQKLFSLPGNIDLTSREFTFRTLNLNQVVGERVLTINIEQNWYDEIFKTLDLPFLSKMQLQLNTFINMAIVETGENTSSIVPNNIDSFPHPFYEAGFGIAHPLIPLKIEFAWKLNYRGENNFRVGINSFIF
- a CDS encoding HAD family phosphatase gives rise to the protein MKYSVIVFDLGNVLIPFDYKIMTDRLNKVSSGLGEKFLAEYKNNYHIHRSYESGTMTDQQFIDKMLNILDYKIDSETFCRFFSEIFRVNQDIANLLPKLKKNYKLILLSNTNSIHKKFGWEKFDFLKHFDRLILSHKVGAVKPEEKIYRAVETVSGFPPAQHLFIDDVKEYCDAAIKLGWDAINFVSYENLIQEFQVREVL